Proteins encoded by one window of Modestobacter marinus:
- the eat gene encoding ethanolamine permease, whose amino-acid sequence MTVEPAPARAPHGPGRGVEAEAVDAGYLEKRQLRGGTAGWVLLAGLGVAAVISGDYAGWNFGLEQGGFGGLLIAVVLMAVMYSAMVFGLAELGSALPTAGGGYTFARRALGPWGGYATGVAVLIEYAIAPAAIATFIGAYVESLGLFGITDGWWVYLVAYGLFIGIHLLGVGEALKVMLGIAAVAVAGLVLYLVGAIPAFDAANLTDIAPTDAAGASEFLPFGLMGIWAAFPFAIWFFLAVECVPLASEEAKDPARSLPRGIVAAMGLLLVLAVLMLVFTAGAGGAQTMSVSGNPPVEALEVAGASSALTTVINYAGLVGLVASFFSIIYAYSRQTFALSRAGYLPRVLSVTNSRKAPTLALLVPGAIGFVLSLTGQGAMLLNMAVFGATVSYVLMMVSHIVLRRREPDLPRPYRTPGGTATTGVALVLAAAAVLATFLVDPVAAAWTLAAYAVFLGYFALYSRHHLVASAPEEEFALLAAAERDLE is encoded by the coding sequence ATGACCGTCGAACCCGCACCCGCCCGAGCACCACACGGCCCGGGGCGGGGGGTCGAGGCGGAGGCGGTCGACGCCGGCTACCTGGAGAAGCGGCAGCTCCGTGGCGGCACCGCCGGCTGGGTGCTCCTCGCCGGGCTCGGCGTGGCCGCGGTCATCTCCGGGGACTACGCCGGCTGGAACTTCGGGCTGGAGCAGGGCGGGTTCGGCGGGCTGCTCATCGCCGTCGTCCTGATGGCGGTCATGTACTCGGCCATGGTCTTCGGCCTGGCCGAGCTGGGCTCGGCGCTCCCCACCGCTGGCGGCGGCTACACCTTCGCCCGTCGGGCGCTGGGGCCGTGGGGCGGCTACGCGACCGGCGTCGCGGTGCTCATCGAGTACGCGATCGCCCCGGCGGCGATCGCCACCTTCATCGGTGCCTACGTGGAGTCGCTGGGGCTGTTCGGCATCACCGACGGCTGGTGGGTGTACCTCGTCGCCTACGGCCTGTTCATCGGCATCCACCTGCTGGGCGTCGGTGAGGCGCTGAAGGTGATGCTGGGGATCGCCGCCGTCGCCGTCGCCGGCCTGGTGCTCTACCTGGTCGGCGCGATCCCTGCCTTCGACGCGGCCAACCTGACCGACATCGCGCCCACCGACGCCGCCGGCGCCTCGGAGTTCCTGCCGTTCGGGTTGATGGGCATCTGGGCGGCCTTCCCGTTCGCCATCTGGTTCTTCCTGGCCGTCGAGTGCGTGCCGCTGGCCTCGGAGGAGGCCAAGGACCCGGCCCGCTCGCTGCCCCGCGGGATCGTCGCGGCGATGGGCCTGCTGCTGGTCCTGGCCGTGCTGATGCTGGTGTTCACCGCCGGCGCCGGGGGCGCGCAGACGATGTCGGTCAGCGGCAACCCACCGGTGGAGGCGCTCGAGGTCGCCGGGGCCTCCAGCGCGCTCACCACGGTGATCAACTACGCCGGGCTGGTCGGCCTGGTCGCCAGCTTCTTCTCGATCATCTACGCCTACTCCCGGCAGACCTTCGCGCTCTCCCGCGCCGGCTACCTGCCGCGGGTCCTGTCGGTGACCAACTCCCGCAAGGCCCCGACGCTGGCCCTGCTGGTGCCCGGCGCCATCGGCTTCGTGCTCTCGCTGACCGGGCAGGGCGCGATGCTGCTGAACATGGCGGTCTTCGGCGCCACGGTCTCCTACGTGCTGATGATGGTCAGCCACATCGTGCTGCGCCGGCGGGAGCCGGACCTGCCGCGGCCCTACCGCACCCCCGGCGGCACGGCGACCACCGGCGTGGCCCTGGTGCTGGCGGCCGCCGCGGTGCTGGCCACGTTCCTCGTCGACCCGGTCGCCGCCGCCTGGACGCTCGCCGCCTACGCCGTCTTCCTCGGCTACTTCGCCCTCTACAGCCGGCACCACCTGGTCGCCTCCGCACCCGAGGAGGAGTTCGCGCTGCTGGCCGCTGCTGAGAGGGACCTCGAGTGA
- the eutC gene encoding ethanolamine ammonia-lyase subunit EutC, with protein MTGPPGRPHDSGPSADPWAVLRDATRARVALGRAGDGLPTSRELEFRAAHAAARDAVHTALDADRVRTALTEAGVGLDVLEVHSQAPDRATYLQRPDLGRRLDPGTRLPGGSYDLALVLADGLSPRAVHEHAAGTVAAVLARLPGWSVAPLVLAHQARVALGDPVGEALGAGIVVVLVGERPGLSSADSLGLYLTHGPRPGRADSERNCISNVRPPHGLGYAQAADTLAALLQASRQLGASGVVLKDEGTTLPPGAG; from the coding sequence CTGACCGGCCCCCCGGGCCGGCCTCACGACTCCGGCCCCTCGGCGGACCCCTGGGCGGTGCTGCGGGACGCCACCCGGGCCCGGGTGGCGCTGGGCCGGGCCGGGGACGGGCTGCCGACGTCGCGGGAGCTGGAGTTCCGCGCCGCGCACGCGGCCGCCCGCGACGCGGTGCACACCGCGCTGGACGCCGACCGGGTGCGGACCGCGCTCACCGAGGCCGGGGTCGGGCTCGACGTGCTGGAGGTGCACAGCCAGGCCCCCGACCGGGCCACCTACCTGCAGCGCCCGGACCTGGGCCGGCGGCTGGACCCGGGCACCCGGCTGCCCGGCGGCTCGTACGACCTGGCGCTGGTGCTCGCCGACGGGCTGTCCCCGCGGGCGGTGCACGAGCACGCGGCCGGCACCGTGGCCGCCGTGCTGGCCCGGCTGCCCGGCTGGTCGGTCGCCCCGCTGGTGCTGGCCCACCAGGCACGGGTGGCGCTCGGCGACCCGGTGGGCGAGGCGCTGGGGGCGGGGATCGTCGTCGTCCTGGTGGGGGAGCGGCCGGGGCTGAGCTCGGCCGACAGCCTCGGTCTCTACCTGACCCACGGCCCGCGCCCCGGGCGCGCCGACTCCGAGCGCAACTGCATCTCCAACGTGCGGCCGCCGCACGGCCTCGGCTACGCCCAGGCCGCCGACACCCTGGCCGCGCTGCTCCAGGCCTCCCGCCAGCTGGGCGCCTCCGGCGTCGTGCTCAAGGACGAGGGGACGACGCTCCCGCCGGGCGCCGGCTGA
- the cydB gene encoding cytochrome d ubiquinol oxidase subunit II: MDLQTVWFVAVAVLWTGFLLLEGFDFGVAALLPVIGRKPADRHLMLRSIGPLWDGNEVWLITAAGAVFAAFPGWYATWLPALYLPFVLVLFGLIIRAVAFEWRHSHHTAQWDSTWTNVIVTGSLIAALGVGAALGGTTLGLPIDGDGIRVGGAFAGVTWAALLGGVAVLAYSMVHGAVFLALKTEGPVRVAARAFARRWSLVAAVPLLAWAGLVQLRSGTTVTAVLWLVAALAVLATWASIRLDREGPAFTAWAVVMLASAATVFGAVYPVVVVSSIDPAFDVTIAEASVSDYTLTVMTWAAGVGLPVVLGYQAWTYWVFRKRLTAEPETPATAAGDTVTA; this comes from the coding sequence ATGGACCTGCAGACCGTCTGGTTCGTCGCCGTCGCCGTGCTCTGGACCGGCTTCCTGCTGCTGGAGGGCTTCGACTTCGGCGTCGCCGCCCTGCTCCCGGTGATCGGCCGCAAGCCCGCCGACCGGCACCTGATGCTCCGGTCGATCGGCCCGCTGTGGGACGGCAACGAGGTGTGGCTGATCACCGCGGCCGGCGCCGTCTTCGCCGCCTTCCCCGGCTGGTACGCCACCTGGCTGCCGGCGCTCTACCTGCCGTTCGTGCTGGTGCTCTTCGGCCTGATCATCCGGGCCGTCGCCTTCGAGTGGCGGCACTCGCACCACACCGCGCAGTGGGACAGCACCTGGACCAACGTCATCGTCACCGGCTCGCTCATCGCCGCCCTCGGGGTCGGCGCGGCGCTGGGCGGCACCACCCTCGGCCTGCCCATCGACGGCGACGGCATCCGGGTCGGCGGCGCCTTCGCCGGCGTCACCTGGGCGGCGCTGCTGGGCGGGGTGGCCGTGCTGGCCTACTCGATGGTGCACGGCGCAGTCTTCCTGGCGCTGAAGACCGAGGGCCCGGTGCGGGTGGCCGCGCGCGCCTTCGCCCGCCGCTGGTCGCTGGTCGCGGCGGTGCCGCTGCTGGCCTGGGCGGGGCTGGTGCAACTGCGCTCGGGCACCACCGTCACCGCGGTGCTGTGGCTGGTCGCCGCGCTGGCGGTGCTGGCCACCTGGGCGAGCATCCGGCTGGACCGCGAGGGGCCGGCCTTCACCGCCTGGGCCGTCGTCATGCTCGCCTCGGCCGCGACCGTCTTCGGCGCCGTGTACCCGGTGGTCGTCGTCTCCTCGATCGACCCGGCCTTCGACGTGACGATCGCCGAGGCGTCGGTCAGCGACTACACGCTGACCGTGATGACCTGGGCCGCCGGCGTCGGCCTGCCGGTGGTGCTGGGCTACCAGGCCTGGACCTACTGGGTGTTCCGCAAGCGGCTGACCGCCGAGCCGGAGACCCCGGCCACGGCCGCCGGGGACACGGTGACCGCGTGA
- the cydC gene encoding thiol reductant ABC exporter subunit CydC gives MTGAPPRAEMAISAPAEERGRGPLGALAGVPGLTGALVRAGVAALAQTVGVVLLAAGLARAVADVADGTTPGTSLLVALLGVGIRAAAGGLGSVLATRDARRAEDTLRRRLLDRLLAGEGEAVPAAGGTGPAAVLAATRLHDLGPALATYLPALASTIVVPPVLLVVLGVTDWLSALLVALTLPLVPLFMALVGLHTRDRTVAAARSLDRIAGHVAELVRGLPVLVGLGRAADQLTALAELGETHRRRTLATLRIAFLSSLVLEVLATLSVALVAVTVGVRLVHGDVGLDVGLLALLLAPEAFAPLRALGAAHHASEDAAEAATAARAVLATPAPRPVLTAPPAGQLRGVAVSGLTVAFPGRALPAVDGASFEVAPGELVALRGPSGSGKSTVLAVLAGQLLDGATAQVDGVVLRPEDVAVVPQFPHTVADTVLDELRRHAGDVPADWATELADTALDWLDAGHLRGRACRTLSPGELQRVALARALVRVQRGARVLLLDEPTASLDAASTARVAELLVRLRGSLCTVLVTHSPALTALADRTVDLPGPGALPPFTSLPAAEPTVEAAAPLPAAEPAVAPEPGAAPEAAAPVVDQGTTGLRWPRRAVVHAVAAGAASGASAVALTAVSGWLIVRAAEQPPILTLLVATAGVRAFGLARAALRWLERLAGHDAAFRLASDTRLRVWRALVAQGPAADRTPGRALARVVGDVGLLQDLSVRVVTPPLVSGVVLAGTTAVLALLDPRAGALVGALVAVAVLGVLGVHRLADRGGARHAAELRTVTLRETSAVLEAAGDLRAHGLAGAAVDRLDALGRRQGRAARAGATATALGDALAVLATGAAAVGALAVAAAGVRAGELSAPVAAILALAPLALLEPLTALGAAQRHRLAWQDARARVEAVLAEPVAADPAPAERLAPPQPVRELALEHLTAGWPGRPGVLRDVDAVATAGSDWLVVTGPSGSGKSTLLSVLMASLRPAAGGYVLGDGRRPVPADRLTRADVQGAIAWCPQEAHVFDASLRANLALARPRGELAGADGERAMRRALTDAGLGALLAALPAGLDTPVGAGGTSLSGGERRRLAVARALLADRDVVLLDEPTAHLDPPTAAALVADLRRALAGRLVVCVTHDPALAEEHDDVLQLAGSGKPVVRV, from the coding sequence GTGACCGGAGCACCCCCGAGGGCAGAAATGGCCATTTCTGCCCCGGCGGAGGAGCGCGGGCGGGGGCCGCTGGGGGCCCTCGCCGGGGTGCCGGGGCTGACCGGTGCGCTGGTGCGGGCCGGGGTCGCCGCGCTCGCGCAGACGGTCGGCGTCGTCCTGCTGGCGGCCGGGCTCGCCCGCGCGGTGGCGGACGTCGCCGACGGCACCACCCCCGGGACGTCGCTGCTCGTCGCCCTGCTGGGGGTCGGCATCCGGGCCGCCGCCGGGGGGCTGGGCAGCGTGCTGGCCACCCGGGACGCCCGGCGGGCCGAGGACACCCTGCGCCGCCGGCTGCTCGACCGGCTGCTGGCCGGGGAGGGCGAGGCGGTTCCCGCCGCCGGCGGCACCGGGCCGGCCGCCGTGCTGGCCGCCACCCGGCTGCACGACCTGGGCCCCGCGCTGGCCACCTACCTGCCGGCGCTCGCCTCGACGATCGTCGTCCCCCCGGTGCTGCTGGTCGTGCTCGGGGTGACCGACTGGCTCTCCGCCCTGCTGGTCGCGCTGACCCTGCCGCTGGTGCCGCTGTTCATGGCGCTGGTGGGGCTGCACACCCGGGACCGCACCGTCGCGGCGGCCCGGTCGCTGGACCGGATCGCCGGGCACGTCGCCGAGCTGGTCCGCGGCCTGCCGGTGCTGGTCGGGCTGGGCCGCGCCGCCGACCAGCTGACCGCCCTGGCCGAGCTCGGCGAGACCCACCGCCGCCGCACCCTGGCCACCCTGCGGATCGCCTTCCTCTCCTCGCTGGTGCTCGAGGTGCTCGCCACCCTGTCGGTCGCGCTGGTCGCGGTGACCGTCGGCGTGCGGCTGGTGCACGGGGACGTCGGCCTCGACGTCGGCCTGCTCGCGCTGCTGCTCGCCCCCGAGGCGTTCGCGCCGCTGCGGGCGCTGGGCGCGGCCCACCACGCCTCCGAGGACGCCGCCGAGGCCGCCACCGCCGCCCGCGCGGTGCTCGCCACCCCCGCTCCCCGGCCGGTGCTGACCGCGCCCCCGGCCGGGCAGCTGCGCGGGGTCGCCGTCAGCGGCCTCACCGTCGCCTTCCCCGGCCGCGCGCTGCCCGCCGTCGACGGCGCCTCCTTCGAGGTGGCACCGGGCGAGCTGGTGGCCCTGCGCGGGCCGAGCGGGTCGGGCAAGTCCACCGTCCTCGCCGTCCTGGCCGGCCAGCTCCTCGACGGGGCGACCGCGCAGGTCGACGGCGTGGTGCTGCGGCCGGAGGACGTGGCCGTCGTCCCGCAGTTCCCGCACACCGTCGCCGACACCGTGCTCGACGAGCTGCGCCGGCACGCCGGCGACGTGCCGGCGGACTGGGCCACCGAGCTGGCCGACACCGCGCTGGACTGGCTGGACGCCGGGCACCTGCGCGGGCGCGCCTGCCGCACCCTCTCCCCCGGCGAGCTGCAGCGGGTCGCGCTGGCCCGGGCGCTGGTCCGGGTGCAGCGCGGAGCCCGGGTGCTGCTGCTCGACGAGCCGACGGCGTCGCTGGACGCGGCGAGCACCGCCAGGGTCGCCGAGCTCCTGGTCCGGCTGCGCGGCTCGCTGTGCACCGTGCTGGTCACCCACTCCCCGGCGCTGACCGCGCTGGCCGACCGCACCGTCGACCTCCCCGGCCCCGGCGCCCTGCCGCCGTTCACCAGCCTCCCGGCAGCCGAGCCCACCGTCGAGGCCGCTGCGCCGCTCCCGGCCGCCGAGCCCGCAGTCGCTCCCGAGCCCGGGGCCGCTCCCGAGGCCGCCGCGCCCGTGGTCGACCAGGGCACGACGGGGCTCCGCTGGCCGCGGCGCGCGGTGGTGCACGCGGTCGCCGCCGGAGCGGCCTCCGGTGCGTCGGCCGTGGCACTGACCGCGGTCTCGGGCTGGCTGATCGTCCGGGCCGCCGAGCAGCCGCCGATCCTCACCCTGCTGGTGGCCACGGCCGGGGTGCGCGCCTTCGGGCTGGCCCGCGCCGCGCTCCGCTGGCTGGAGCGGCTGGCCGGCCACGACGCCGCCTTCCGGCTCGCGTCGGACACCCGGCTGCGGGTGTGGCGGGCGCTGGTCGCGCAGGGCCCGGCCGCCGACCGCACGCCCGGCCGCGCCCTGGCCCGGGTGGTCGGGGACGTCGGCCTGCTGCAGGACCTCTCCGTCCGGGTGGTCACCCCGCCGCTGGTCTCCGGCGTGGTGCTGGCCGGGACGACGGCGGTGCTGGCGCTGCTCGACCCGCGGGCCGGCGCGCTGGTGGGCGCCCTCGTCGCGGTCGCGGTGCTGGGCGTGCTCGGCGTGCACCGGCTGGCCGACCGGGGCGGTGCCCGGCACGCCGCCGAGCTGCGCACGGTGACCCTGCGGGAGACCAGCGCGGTCCTGGAGGCCGCCGGCGACCTGCGGGCACACGGCCTGGCCGGCGCGGCCGTCGACCGGCTCGACGCGCTGGGCCGCCGGCAGGGCCGCGCGGCCCGGGCCGGGGCGACCGCCACGGCGCTGGGCGACGCGCTCGCCGTCCTGGCCACCGGTGCCGCCGCCGTCGGGGCGCTGGCGGTCGCCGCGGCCGGCGTCCGCGCCGGGGAGCTCTCCGCACCCGTCGCCGCGATCCTGGCGCTGGCGCCGCTGGCGCTGCTCGAGCCGCTCACCGCCCTCGGCGCCGCGCAGCGGCACCGGCTGGCCTGGCAGGACGCCCGGGCCCGGGTCGAGGCCGTGCTCGCCGAGCCGGTGGCCGCCGACCCCGCACCGGCCGAGCGACTGGCCCCGCCCCAGCCGGTGCGCGAGCTCGCGCTGGAGCACCTCACCGCCGGCTGGCCCGGGCGCCCGGGGGTGCTGCGCGACGTGGACGCCGTCGCCACCGCCGGGTCCGACTGGCTGGTGGTCACCGGCCCGTCCGGATCGGGCAAGTCGACGCTGCTGTCGGTGCTGATGGCCTCGCTGCGCCCCGCGGCCGGCGGCTACGTCCTCGGCGACGGGCGCCGCCCGGTGCCGGCCGACCGGCTGACCCGGGCCGACGTGCAGGGCGCGATCGCCTGGTGCCCGCAGGAGGCGCACGTCTTCGACGCCTCGCTGCGGGCCAACCTGGCGCTGGCCCGCCCGCGGGGCGAGCTGGCCGGTGCCGACGGCGAGCGGGCGATGCGCCGGGCCCTGACCGACGCCGGGCTCGGTGCGCTGCTGGCCGCCCTGCCGGCGGGGCTGGACACCCCGGTCGGGGCGGGCGGCACCTCGCTGTCCGGCGGCGAGCGGCGGCGACTGGCGGTGGCCCGGGCGCTGCTGGCCGACCGGGACGTCGTGCTGCTGGACGAGCCGACCGCCCACCTGGACCCGCCGACGGCCGCCGCCCTCGTGGCCGACCTGCGCCGGGCGCTGGCGGGCCGGCTGGTGGTCTGCGTGACCCACGACCCGGCGCTCGCCGAGGAGCACGATGACGTCCTGCAGCTGGCCGGGAGCGGGAAGCCCGTCGTCCGGGTCTGA
- a CDS encoding MFS transporter, producing the protein MVISAPSGPRARALLASARARTVPSSTPPSLRRLRVAVAVLFGLDGFVFGSWAARVPDVSAATGAGHTALGVALLCLSLGALACMQATAALCTRFGTGRVAALAGVAASVSAVLPGVVGTLPALCAGLFLFGAVTGAVNVAANSVGVQVEARAGRPLLSGLHAAFSAGGLVGALVGGLASAVTGVAPHLAGVAIVGLLAMAWAGPVLVRGDRPQPVADLPEPAAEAPRGPRPTGVLVLLGAVAGATAYGEGALSDWGALHLREQLSAAPALAAAGYAGFSSAMAAGRLAGGRLVLAVGERRLLVGGSLLAAAGAVAAVTTTSLPIALAGFVLVGLGLANVFPLAIARAGALGGPSGVALSTTVGYTGLLGGPPVIGFLAEHAGLPAALGTVALMAVLAAVLVLGIEGEQVRRPPLPRRGWTQPVVFGRRPVAVVLRPVGVALRPAAVRAHVGACSYVRDLQLLEGSWTQVDQRV; encoded by the coding sequence ATGGTCATCTCTGCGCCCTCCGGTCCCCGCGCCCGGGCCCTGCTCGCCTCCGCGCGGGCCCGCACCGTGCCGTCGTCCACCCCGCCCTCCCTGCGCCGGCTGCGGGTCGCCGTCGCCGTCCTCTTCGGCCTCGACGGCTTCGTCTTCGGCAGCTGGGCGGCCCGGGTGCCCGACGTCAGCGCCGCCACCGGCGCCGGCCACACCGCACTCGGCGTCGCGCTGCTGTGCCTGTCGCTCGGTGCGCTCGCCTGCATGCAGGCCACCGCCGCGCTGTGCACGCGGTTCGGCACCGGGCGGGTGGCGGCGCTGGCCGGCGTCGCCGCCAGCGTGAGCGCCGTCCTGCCCGGGGTGGTCGGCACCCTCCCGGCGCTGTGCGCCGGGCTGTTCCTCTTCGGCGCCGTCACCGGCGCGGTGAACGTCGCGGCCAACAGCGTCGGGGTGCAGGTCGAGGCGCGCGCCGGGCGGCCGTTGCTCTCCGGGCTGCACGCCGCCTTCAGCGCGGGCGGCCTCGTCGGCGCTCTCGTCGGTGGGCTGGCCTCGGCGGTGACGGGGGTCGCCCCGCACCTGGCCGGCGTGGCGATCGTCGGGCTGCTCGCGATGGCCTGGGCCGGGCCGGTGCTCGTCCGCGGCGACCGCCCGCAGCCGGTGGCCGACCTGCCGGAGCCGGCCGCCGAGGCCCCCCGCGGACCCCGTCCCACCGGCGTCCTGGTGCTGCTGGGCGCCGTGGCCGGGGCGACCGCCTACGGCGAGGGCGCGCTCAGCGACTGGGGTGCGCTGCACCTGCGCGAGCAGCTGTCCGCCGCCCCCGCCCTGGCGGCGGCCGGGTACGCCGGCTTCTCCTCGGCGATGGCCGCCGGCCGGCTGGCCGGTGGGCGGCTGGTGCTCGCCGTCGGGGAGCGGCGGCTGCTGGTCGGTGGCTCGCTGCTGGCCGCGGCCGGCGCGGTCGCCGCGGTGACGACGACGTCGCTGCCGATCGCCCTGGCCGGGTTCGTGCTGGTCGGGCTCGGGCTGGCCAACGTCTTCCCGCTGGCGATCGCCCGGGCCGGGGCGCTCGGCGGCCCCTCGGGCGTCGCGCTGTCCACCACCGTCGGCTACACCGGCCTGCTCGGGGGCCCGCCGGTGATCGGGTTCCTCGCCGAGCACGCCGGGCTGCCCGCCGCGCTGGGCACCGTGGCGCTGATGGCGGTGCTGGCCGCGGTGCTCGTGCTCGGCATCGAGGGCGAGCAGGTGCGGCGGCCTCCGCTGCCCCGGCGCGGCTGGACCCAGCCGGTGGTCTTCGGCCGGCGCCCGGTGGCGGTCGTGCTGCGCCCGGTCGGGGTGGCGCTGCGCCCCGCGGCGGTCCGCGCGCACGTCGGCGCCTGCAGCTACGTGCGCGACCTGCAGCTGCTCGAGGGCAGCTGGACGCAGGTGGACCAGCGCGTGTGA
- a CDS encoding ethanolamine ammonia-lyase subunit EutB — protein MTVRRTTLGGRTHEFRSLTDVLAKATPARSGDVLAGVAAESQAQRVAAQHVLADVPLATFLTEPVVGYDEDDVTRLILDTHDPAAFAPVAGLTVGEFRDWLLARAAERDEAAISGLARGLTPEMVAAVSKVMRNADLVAVARRTRVVTGLRSTLGLPGRLASRLQPNHPTDDAVGVTASILDGLLHGCGDAVIGINPATDSPAQTIALLELVDAVISRYEIPTQSCVLAHVTTTLRALEAGAPVDLVFQSVAGTQAGNRGFGVTLDLLAEARAGALELGRGTVGSNVTYFETGQGSALSADAHHGVDGPVDQQTLECRAYGVARHFEPLLVNTVVGFIGPEYLYDGKQVIRAGLEDHFCGKLLGLPMGVDVCYTNHTDVDGDDTDTLTLLLGAAGCAFVIAVPGSDDVMLHYQSLSFTDVLTARSVLDLRPAPEFEAWLAMMDLLDDAGHVRELTPEAPTARALLAAARP, from the coding sequence GTGACCGTCCGCCGGACGACGCTGGGCGGCCGCACCCACGAGTTCCGCTCGCTGACCGACGTGCTGGCCAAGGCGACGCCGGCCCGCTCCGGTGACGTGCTCGCCGGGGTCGCCGCGGAGTCGCAGGCCCAGCGGGTGGCGGCGCAGCACGTGCTCGCCGACGTCCCGCTGGCCACCTTCCTCACCGAGCCGGTGGTCGGCTACGACGAGGACGACGTGACCCGGCTGATCCTGGACACCCACGACCCGGCCGCCTTCGCCCCGGTCGCCGGGCTGACCGTGGGGGAGTTCCGCGACTGGCTGCTGGCGCGCGCCGCCGAGCGGGACGAGGCGGCGATCTCCGGGCTGGCCCGCGGGCTCACGCCGGAGATGGTGGCGGCGGTGTCCAAGGTGATGCGCAACGCCGACCTGGTCGCCGTCGCCCGCCGGACCCGGGTGGTCACCGGCCTGCGCAGCACGCTCGGGCTGCCCGGCCGGCTGGCGTCCCGGCTGCAGCCCAACCACCCCACCGACGACGCCGTCGGGGTGACCGCCTCGATCCTGGACGGGCTGCTGCACGGCTGCGGGGACGCCGTCATAGGGATCAACCCGGCCACCGACTCCCCGGCGCAGACGATCGCGCTGCTGGAGCTGGTCGACGCGGTGATCAGCCGGTACGAGATCCCCACCCAGTCCTGCGTGCTCGCCCACGTGACCACCACGCTGCGGGCGCTGGAGGCGGGGGCGCCGGTCGACCTGGTCTTCCAGTCCGTCGCGGGCACGCAGGCGGGCAACCGTGGCTTCGGCGTCACCCTCGACCTGCTCGCCGAGGCCCGGGCCGGGGCGCTGGAGCTGGGGCGGGGCACCGTCGGGAGCAACGTCACCTACTTCGAGACCGGGCAGGGGTCGGCGCTGTCGGCCGACGCGCACCACGGCGTCGACGGCCCGGTCGACCAGCAGACCCTGGAGTGCCGCGCCTACGGGGTGGCCCGGCACTTCGAGCCGCTGCTGGTGAACACCGTGGTCGGCTTCATCGGCCCGGAGTACCTCTACGACGGCAAGCAGGTGATCCGGGCCGGGCTGGAGGACCACTTCTGCGGCAAGCTCCTCGGCCTGCCGATGGGCGTGGACGTCTGCTACACGAACCACACCGACGTCGACGGCGACGACACCGACACCCTCACCCTGCTGCTGGGCGCCGCGGGCTGTGCGTTCGTCATCGCCGTCCCGGGCTCGGACGACGTGATGCTGCACTACCAGTCGCTGTCGTTCACCGACGTGCTCACCGCCCGGTCAGTGCTGGACCTGCGGCCGGCGCCGGAGTTCGAGGCGTGGCTGGCGATGATGGACCTGCTCGACGACGCCGGCCACGTGCGCGAGCTGACCCCCGAGGCCCCCACTGCCCGGGCCCTCCTCGCCGCCGCCCGCCCATGA